From Amia ocellicauda isolate fAmiCal2 chromosome 12, fAmiCal2.hap1, whole genome shotgun sequence, a single genomic window includes:
- the LOC136764925 gene encoding interferon-inducible GTPase 5-like, giving the protein MASSGVELQAPTPVPVHYPQEFDCVKVNIAVIGESGSGKSTFANAIRAVTTGEERAAPTEIPTESTEYPYGQYPNVSLWELPGIKTHETTAEKYLKQMKCDEFDVFIIITSEHFRDIHFRLGKEIQSKEKNVYFVRSKIESDLTAAQLQSAVYNEDEVLKTIRQKCIDSLKEGGMESACVFLVSGTQPQLYDLPELEKTLEEDITNHKWDAIFSAEELHDVDEEDAVILKHFKNLGLHSVASKLQSHFKTVQEAELNIAITGESGSGKSTFINTIRGLKQNDKGAAKAGVFDSTQVPTAYPYPKHPNVKLWDLPGIGTKNYEAQEYLTRLDFKTYDFFIIITSLRFTTNHTMLAQEIHKMGRKFYFVRSKIDQDIRNEREDKEPSNFNEIEFLKRMRIDCDTHLKDVMKSCRVFLIMGKDMSLYDFPKLLDTFRDDLPKHKKHIFMTALPNISFQMCKKKQKELRKRMWKVALLSAAVSAVPIPGLTVVCNTASLVSELETYYTTFDLDDESLQRMTDEVGKSVEDLKAVIKSPLKDGINFDAVMELMKKASGKRSINTAIALSVFPIVGSVPAGVISYRAAYCMLMSSLKQLAIDAHNVLLKVFERE; this is encoded by the exons ATGGCTTCCTCTGGAGTTGAATTACAGGCTCCCACTCCTGTTCCTGTCCATTACCCCCAGGAGTTTGATtgtgtgaaagttaatattgcTGTGATTGGGGAGTCGGGCTCAGGGAAGTCCACCTTTGCGAATGCCATCAGGGCGGTGACAACTGGAGAGGAAAGAGCTGCTCCCACTGAGATTCCCACAGAGTCCACTGAATACCCCTATGGACAGTATCCCAACGTCAGTCTCTGGGAGCTCCCAGGAATAAAGACACATGAAACTACAGctgaaaagtatttaaaacagATGAAATGTGACGAGTTTGATGTCTTCATCATCATAACAAGTGAGCACTTCAGAGACATTCACTTCAGGCTTGGCAAGGAAATCCAGAGCAAAGAGAAGAATGTTTACTTTGTGCGCTCCAAGATTGAGAGTGATCTCACGGCTGCACAACTTCAGAGTGCAGTTTATAATGAAGACGAGGTTTTGAAGACCATCAGACAGAAATGCATTGACAGTCTGAAGGAAGGAGGGATGGAGTCAGCCTGCGTCTTCCTCGTCTCTGGAACTCAGCCCCAGCTCTATGACTTGCCTGAGCTGGAAAAGACCCTCGAGGAGGATATCACTAATCACAAATG GGATGCCATATTTAGTGCTGAAGAACTTCATGATGTTGATGAAGAGGATGCTGTGATCTTAAAGCACTTTAAAAACCTGGGGTTACACTCAGTGGCTTCTAAACTGCAGTCCCACTTTAAAACTGTACAGGAGGCTGAGCTGAACATTGCCATCACTGGAGAGTCTGGCTCTGGGAAGTCCACCTTTATCAACACTATCAGAGGGCTGAAGCAGAACGATAAAGGTGCTGCAAAGGCAGGTGTTTTTGACTCAACCCAGGTACCCACTGCATACCCCTATCCTAAGCACCCCAATGTAAAACTCTGGGATCTCCCAGGAATTGGAACAAAGAATTATGAAGCACAGGAGTATCTCACACGGCTTGACTTTAAGACATATGatttcttcatcatcatcacgTCTTTGCGCTTCACCACCAATCACACCATGCTGGCCCAGGAGATCCACAAGATGGGGAGAAAGTTTTACTTTGTCCGATCCAAGATTGACCAAGATATACGAAATGAAAGAGAGGATAAGGAGCCATCCAACTTCAATGAAATTGAGTTTCTGAAAAGAATGAGAATTGACTGCGATACTCACTTGAAAGATGTGATGAAGTCATGCAGAGTGTTTCTGATCATGGGGAAGGACATGAGTCTGTACGACTTCCCCAAACTGCTCGACACCTTCAGGGACGATCTTCCAAAGCACAAGAAGCACATTTTCATGACGGCCTTGCCAAACATCTCCTTTCAGATGTGTAAGAAGAAGCAAAAGGAACTGAGGAAACGCATGTGGAAGGTGGCTCTGCTATCTGCTGCAGTTTCTGCAGTGCCCATCCCAGGTCTGACAGTGGTGTGTAACACTGCAAGCCTGGTTAGTGAGCTTGAGACATACTACACGACCTTTGACCTGGATGATGAGTCTCTCCAGAGGATGACTGATGAAGTGGGGAAGTCAGTGGAGGACCTGAAAGCTGTGATTAAATCCCCCCTGAAAGATGGGATCAATTTTGATGCAGTCATGGAACTCATGAAGAAGGCCTCAGGGAAGAGGTCCATTAACACTGCTATTGCTCTGAGTGTCTTCCCCATTGTGGGATCAGTTCCAGCCGGAGTCATCTCCTATAGAGCCGCCTACTGCATGTTGATGAGCTCCTTAAAACAACTCGCAATTGATGCTCACAATGTGCTGCTGAAGGTATTTGAAAGGGAATAA